One window of Paenibacillus sp. FSL K6-3182 genomic DNA carries:
- a CDS encoding response regulator transcription factor, whose product MLIVDDEPMIREGLQTLVDWSKYGFAVAGTASNGREAVEKHGVLSPDLILIDIRMPGMDGLQAIEEIRKTDNSCHFLILSGYAEFNYAKQAIAHNVDGYILKPIDEDELESYVERVSAQLQSQSEQRQNTEQSAALLREEMLYQLTSGKLDANTANGHELKTLLGEPAKYYQLMLIELYSREHSLTLNATLKKKLTDIVEEKQIGWVFSAEPYIGILLKDYVLQNGSREQMKLWIEECCGTKVKFAAAASEPVREPAELQKWSMPIHDLLKQRFMLQGQFIHMASLAEERQQAEAELSNQLSIESLAQKLYYMLDIGSKEGMDKALQEASKQIIAYDCSEPFVKSSWAQLLTIVLNKAALSNPQLSLHEDLSMITALYLAHHYEEMIAQLQTRLSELAMKTSKSDSLSVMKQMTDFIERHYSENIKLETLADLFNYNSGYLGKMFKNYTGEHFNTYLDQVRIQHAIELLQEGLKVHQVSERVGYANVDYFHSKFKKYKGVSPSSFKSISGRTALE is encoded by the coding sequence GTGCTCATTGTAGACGATGAACCGATGATTCGAGAAGGACTGCAAACATTAGTTGATTGGAGCAAATACGGATTTGCCGTCGCAGGGACAGCATCCAATGGACGCGAGGCAGTCGAGAAGCACGGTGTGCTGAGTCCTGATTTGATTCTGATTGATATCCGCATGCCTGGCATGGATGGACTACAAGCGATTGAGGAAATAAGGAAAACAGACAATAGCTGTCATTTTTTAATTTTGAGCGGCTATGCGGAGTTCAATTATGCTAAGCAAGCGATCGCGCATAATGTGGATGGTTATATTTTAAAGCCGATCGATGAAGATGAGCTGGAGAGTTATGTCGAACGAGTCTCTGCTCAGCTCCAAAGTCAGTCGGAGCAGCGTCAAAACACAGAGCAATCGGCTGCTTTACTGCGTGAGGAGATGCTGTATCAGCTCACAAGCGGGAAGCTGGATGCAAATACGGCTAACGGCCACGAGCTGAAAACATTATTGGGTGAGCCGGCGAAATATTACCAGCTGATGTTGATCGAGCTCTACAGCAGGGAGCATTCCCTTACGCTGAATGCAACGCTCAAGAAGAAGCTGACGGACATTGTTGAAGAGAAGCAAATCGGCTGGGTTTTTTCTGCCGAGCCTTATATTGGGATATTGCTTAAAGATTATGTGCTTCAAAATGGCTCGCGCGAGCAAATGAAGCTGTGGATCGAGGAATGCTGCGGAACGAAGGTGAAATTTGCAGCTGCGGCAAGCGAACCCGTTCGTGAACCCGCGGAGCTGCAAAAATGGTCCATGCCCATTCACGACTTATTGAAGCAGCGGTTCATGCTGCAAGGACAGTTCATCCATATGGCGTCTTTAGCCGAGGAAAGACAGCAGGCGGAGGCTGAGCTTAGCAATCAATTATCAATCGAAAGCCTTGCTCAAAAGCTTTATTATATGCTGGATATCGGGAGCAAAGAGGGAATGGACAAAGCGCTGCAGGAGGCGTCAAAGCAAATTATCGCTTATGATTGTTCCGAGCCGTTCGTCAAATCGAGCTGGGCGCAGCTTCTCACGATCGTACTAAATAAAGCGGCCTTGTCTAATCCGCAGCTATCGCTCCATGAGGATCTGTCGATGATTACCGCCTTGTACCTTGCCCATCATTATGAGGAAATGATTGCGCAGCTGCAAACCCGTCTGTCGGAGCTGGCGATGAAAACTTCGAAATCAGACAGCTTGTCGGTCATGAAACAAATGACTGACTTTATTGAACGTCATTATAGCGAAAATATTAAGCTGGAAACGCTGGCTGATCTATTTAATTACAATAGCGGCTATTTAGGAAAAATGTTCAAAAACTATACGGGTGAGCATTTCAACACGTATTTGGATCAAGTGCGAATCCAGCATGCCATTGAGCTGCTGCAGGAGGGGCTCAAGGTTCATCAGGTGTCGGAACGGGTCGGATATGCGAATGTTGATTACTTTCATAGTAAATTTAAAAAGTATAAAGGGGTATCGCCCTCATCCTTTAAAAGTATTTCTGGTAGAACGGCTTTGGAATAG
- a CDS encoding ABC transporter permease subunit, translating to MKPLTDSPKQLRATNKWNRFWFKAIQQRYLYMMSLPFVIWIFLFSYVPVWGWLTAFQNYKPKNGILNQKWVGLENFVELFQDERFYIVLRNTLAMSTMGLIVGFTIPVIFALLLNEIRGQFFKRSVQTISYLPHFVSWVVVAGLVTKILSTDGGAINQLLMYLNIIDTPIQFMAKGEWFWSVVTLSDLWKEMGWNSIIFLAAMAGIDPELYEASTVDGAGRFRKMWHITLPGIRTTFMVLFILSIGHLISIGFEKQFLLGNPLVSDFSEVLDLYALKYGIQMSRYSYGTAIGIFNSVVSILLVFIANGIYKRVTKESII from the coding sequence ATGAAACCGCTAACAGATAGTCCTAAGCAGTTAAGGGCGACAAACAAATGGAATCGATTTTGGTTCAAAGCCATTCAGCAGCGTTACTTGTACATGATGTCGCTGCCGTTCGTCATCTGGATCTTCCTATTCAGCTATGTGCCGGTATGGGGCTGGTTGACCGCATTTCAGAATTATAAGCCGAAAAACGGGATATTGAATCAAAAATGGGTAGGCCTTGAAAATTTCGTAGAGCTGTTTCAAGACGAAAGATTTTATATCGTTTTGCGAAACACGCTGGCAATGAGTACGATGGGGCTTATCGTAGGGTTTACGATTCCAGTTATTTTTGCTCTATTGCTTAATGAAATAAGAGGGCAGTTCTTTAAGCGCTCTGTACAAACCATTTCATATTTGCCGCACTTTGTATCTTGGGTAGTTGTTGCGGGGCTTGTAACGAAGATACTCTCAACAGACGGCGGTGCGATTAATCAATTATTGATGTACCTTAACATCATTGATACGCCGATTCAGTTTATGGCCAAGGGCGAATGGTTCTGGAGCGTCGTAACTTTATCGGATTTGTGGAAGGAAATGGGCTGGAATTCCATCATCTTTTTAGCTGCGATGGCGGGAATAGATCCTGAGCTTTATGAAGCATCGACTGTCGATGGGGCAGGCAGATTCCGCAAAATGTGGCATATTACATTACCGGGAATTAGAACAACCTTTATGGTGCTATTCATTTTATCGATCGGTCATTTAATCAGCATAGGCTTCGAGAAACAGTTTTTGTTAGGAAATCCTCTTGTATCCGATTTTTCAGAAGTGCTCGATCTGTATGCGCTGAAGTACGGTATTCAAATGAGCCGATATTCGTACGGTACGGCAATCGGTATCTTTAACTCCGTAGTCAGCATCCTATTAGTGTTTATCGCGAACGGAATTTACAAACGAGTCACCAAAGAATCAATCATATAG
- a CDS encoding carbohydrate ABC transporter permease — protein sequence MQGAMRRSTGDKVFDTCIYVFMIIVAIVTLYPFLNVLAISFNDSVDTVRGGLTIYPREFTLKNYETIFGFEGLLVGFKNSVIRTVLGTLIGVLSASMMAYTLSRPDFQARRWMSIVFALTMYFSGGLIPGFLLMKNLGLIGTFSVYIIPAILSVWNVFIVRSYIDGLPYALQESAKIDGANDWTIFWKVILPLCQPVLATIALYIAVGHWNAWFDTYLFNNRSPENTTLQYELMKVLLSTQTGSNYRDPNAQQTLASVSPESIKMAITIVVTVPILLVYPFLQKYFVKGMTLGAVKS from the coding sequence ATGCAAGGAGCTATGCGAAGAAGTACAGGCGATAAAGTTTTTGACACATGCATTTATGTTTTCATGATCATCGTTGCTATCGTAACGTTGTATCCGTTCCTGAATGTACTAGCGATATCATTTAATGATTCGGTAGATACGGTAAGAGGCGGTTTAACTATATACCCTCGCGAATTTACACTCAAAAATTACGAGACGATTTTCGGCTTTGAGGGATTGCTTGTAGGCTTCAAAAACTCGGTTATTCGTACCGTTTTGGGAACGCTCATTGGGGTGTTGTCGGCATCGATGATGGCTTACACCTTAAGCCGTCCAGACTTCCAAGCAAGAAGGTGGATGTCCATCGTATTCGCACTCACGATGTATTTCTCAGGCGGTCTCATTCCAGGGTTTCTGCTTATGAAAAACTTAGGTTTGATTGGTACGTTTTCGGTTTACATCATTCCTGCTATTTTGAGCGTTTGGAACGTGTTTATCGTCCGCTCTTATATTGACGGGCTTCCGTATGCACTTCAAGAATCAGCCAAAATTGATGGGGCAAATGATTGGACTATATTTTGGAAGGTTATCCTTCCGCTTTGTCAGCCTGTACTCGCTACAATTGCTTTGTATATTGCTGTTGGACACTGGAACGCTTGGTTTGATACTTACTTGTTCAATAATAGGAGTCCAGAGAATACGACACTGCAGTATGAGCTGATGAAGGTGCTGCTATCCACGCAAACGGGCAGTAATTATCGTGATCCTAATGCGCAGCAAACGCTGGCGTCGGTTTCACCGGAGTCTATCAAGATGGCGATTACGATCGTCGTTACGGTACCGATTTTGCTAGTTTATCCTTTCCTTCAGAAGTATTTTGTCAAAGGCATGACGCTTGGCGCAGTAAAAAGTTAA
- a CDS encoding ABC transporter substrate-binding protein — protein MKRKMQMALSLVLALVFVFVTACGNSNNEGGKNKETNAPGNSTNSPTNAAEPEKGDPITIRIASGDANPSWDDMKSDVGQFIVDKTGITIKQEFPVGGSDTDMFALMVASDEFPDMVMPKGSAGKLVDAGALIDLRPLIEEHAPNLKKIYGEYFNRLRWSKDDDAIYVLPQDGVGQTYFEAGGGFQLQHQVLEAAGYPEIKTVQDYEAAIKAYIEKNPKTADGQPTIGMSLNGGEWQILISVTNPAFYATGAPDDGEFFVNQDTHEAIMHYQRPEEREYFRWLNHMNDIGLLDKESFVQKYDQYKSKIASGRVLGLIDQNWDYGEAENALKAAGNFKSTYARFPVTLNDTFQDHSFQGTGYLSGYGIGITKDAKDPVRLIKFLDYLASDEGQVLVNWGIEGKHYNVEGGKRVIPADVQAQKSNDGNTFKKTTGIGNYLISARYGDGVKDPSGNYYTTTFPEQIQTAYSEEDKKTLAKYNAKTYRDLWPADDAFPVRKYGAAWTLPFETGSQANVIFQKTQDIMKKRIPEAILAKPADFDKIYDAFLKDLDDAGVAKLNAEFTKMVQDRVELWSK, from the coding sequence ATGAAAAGAAAAATGCAAATGGCTTTAAGCTTGGTATTGGCACTAGTATTCGTATTTGTCACGGCATGCGGCAATTCGAATAATGAAGGCGGCAAAAATAAAGAAACGAACGCGCCAGGCAATTCCACGAATTCACCTACAAATGCAGCAGAGCCTGAGAAGGGTGATCCGATTACGATTCGTATCGCTTCTGGCGACGCGAACCCGAGCTGGGATGATATGAAGTCAGATGTAGGGCAATTTATTGTAGATAAAACAGGCATTACGATTAAACAAGAATTCCCTGTCGGCGGCAGCGACACAGATATGTTTGCCCTTATGGTAGCAAGCGACGAGTTTCCAGATATGGTTATGCCAAAAGGCAGCGCAGGCAAATTGGTTGATGCTGGCGCACTGATCGATCTTCGACCTTTGATTGAGGAGCACGCACCGAACTTGAAAAAGATTTACGGTGAATACTTTAATCGTCTTCGTTGGAGCAAAGATGACGACGCGATTTATGTGCTTCCCCAAGACGGCGTAGGACAAACCTACTTCGAAGCTGGCGGCGGTTTCCAATTGCAGCATCAAGTGCTTGAAGCGGCAGGTTATCCAGAAATCAAAACGGTACAAGACTATGAAGCTGCAATCAAAGCTTATATTGAGAAGAACCCTAAAACAGCTGATGGCCAGCCGACAATCGGCATGTCGCTTAACGGCGGTGAATGGCAAATTCTAATTTCAGTTACAAACCCGGCTTTCTATGCAACAGGTGCTCCAGATGATGGCGAGTTTTTCGTTAATCAAGACACACATGAAGCGATCATGCATTACCAGCGTCCTGAGGAAAGAGAGTATTTCCGTTGGTTGAACCATATGAACGATATCGGTTTGCTTGATAAAGAAAGCTTCGTACAAAAATACGATCAATATAAATCAAAAATTGCTTCCGGCCGTGTGCTTGGACTGATTGACCAAAACTGGGATTATGGCGAAGCAGAAAACGCTTTGAAAGCAGCTGGCAATTTTAAATCAACTTACGCTCGTTTTCCTGTAACGCTGAATGATACATTCCAAGATCACTCCTTCCAAGGCACAGGTTATCTATCTGGATATGGAATTGGGATTACAAAGGATGCCAAAGATCCAGTACGCTTAATCAAATTCCTTGATTACCTTGCATCTGATGAAGGTCAAGTATTAGTGAACTGGGGTATTGAAGGCAAGCATTACAATGTAGAAGGCGGAAAACGAGTTATTCCTGCAGATGTTCAAGCTCAAAAATCAAATGACGGCAATACATTCAAGAAAACGACAGGTATTGGCAACTACTTGATTTCTGCTCGCTACGGCGATGGCGTGAAGGATCCTTCTGGAAACTACTATACGACGACATTCCCTGAGCAAATTCAAACCGCTTATTCCGAAGAAGACAAGAAGACGCTTGCGAAATACAATGCAAAAACGTACAGAGACCTATGGCCTGCTGACGATGCATTTCCTGTTCGCAAATATGGGGCAGCTTGGACACTTCCGTTCGAGACGGGCTCGCAAGCAAACGTTATTTTCCAAAAAACACAAGATATTATGAAAAAACGTATCCCTGAAGCGATTCTTGCTAAACCAGCAGACTTCGATAAAATCTATGATGCATTTCTGAAAGATCTTGATGATGCGGGTGTAGCAAAATTGAATGCTGAATTTACAAAAATGGTGCAGGATCGTGTGGAACTTTGGTCGAAATAA
- a CDS encoding beta-galactosidase, whose amino-acid sequence MINEKLPKIWYGGDYNPEQWDDETMTEDLRMFKLANIDVATVNVFSWARIQPSEETYDFTELDNIIDRLHGDQIAVCLATSTGAHPAWMAKRYPDVTRVDYEGRKRKFGGRHNSCPSSQTYRQHSGRIAGKLAERYKDHPAIVAWHISNEYGGYCYCDNCADAFRIWLQKRYHTIEQLNKVWYTNFWGHTFYDWEEIEPPNALSEEWGGNRSNFQSISLDYRRFQSDALLDCYLIEHEEIRKNSPNIQITTNMMGTYPELDYFKWAKHLDVISWDNYPSIDTPVSHTAMTHSLMRGLKSGQPFMLMEQTPSQQNWQAYNALKRPGVMRLWSYQAVAHGADTVMFFQLRRSIGACEKYHGAVIEHVGHEHTRVFRECAELGHELTKLSDKLLDSRIDAKAAIVFDWENRWAVELSSGPSVALKYVDEVHKYYDALFELNVQTDMISIEENFEQYDLVIAPVMYMIKPGFAEKVEAFVERGGTFITTFFSGIVNENDLVTTGGYPGKLRKVLGIWAEEIDALLPGQHNQMVMKKVDGALSGTYTCSLLCDLIHSEGAEVVAEYGSDFYKGMPAVTVNKFGSGEAWYIASSPDKEFLQALLTNLCKDKRIEPILSVPTGVEVTRRNKDGKSFTFILNHNSEPSELQLGAQQRTELLTGEIVSGAYSLSAKGVMIIEQ is encoded by the coding sequence TTGATTAACGAAAAACTTCCGAAAATATGGTACGGCGGAGACTACAACCCTGAGCAGTGGGATGATGAGACGATGACGGAAGATCTTCGCATGTTCAAGCTTGCGAACATTGATGTTGCTACGGTTAACGTTTTTTCTTGGGCGCGCATTCAACCAAGTGAAGAAACCTATGATTTCACTGAGCTGGATAACATAATTGACAGACTTCATGGCGACCAAATCGCTGTTTGCCTTGCTACAAGTACGGGGGCTCATCCGGCATGGATGGCGAAGAGATATCCGGATGTCACTCGTGTCGATTATGAGGGCCGCAAACGTAAATTTGGAGGACGCCACAATTCCTGTCCGAGCAGCCAAACCTACCGGCAGCATTCGGGACGCATCGCTGGGAAGCTGGCTGAGCGTTATAAGGATCACCCTGCAATTGTCGCATGGCATATTTCAAATGAATATGGCGGCTACTGTTATTGCGATAACTGCGCCGACGCTTTCCGAATATGGCTGCAAAAGCGTTATCACACGATTGAACAATTGAATAAGGTTTGGTACACAAATTTCTGGGGCCATACCTTTTATGACTGGGAAGAAATTGAACCGCCTAATGCGCTTAGCGAGGAATGGGGCGGCAATCGATCCAACTTCCAAAGCATATCGCTTGATTATCGCAGATTTCAATCGGATGCTCTGCTTGATTGTTATTTAATCGAACACGAAGAAATTCGCAAGAACTCGCCCAACATTCAAATTACGACAAATATGATGGGTACTTACCCTGAGCTTGATTATTTCAAGTGGGCAAAACATTTGGATGTCATCTCGTGGGACAATTACCCGTCGATCGACACACCTGTAAGCCATACAGCAATGACGCACTCGCTTATGCGCGGTTTGAAAAGTGGACAGCCCTTTATGCTGATGGAGCAAACGCCGAGCCAGCAGAACTGGCAAGCCTACAACGCTTTGAAGCGCCCTGGCGTCATGCGGCTTTGGAGCTATCAGGCAGTAGCGCATGGCGCGGATACCGTCATGTTCTTCCAGCTGCGCCGCTCGATCGGAGCATGCGAGAAATATCATGGCGCTGTCATTGAGCATGTGGGCCATGAGCATACGCGCGTGTTTCGTGAGTGCGCGGAGCTTGGTCATGAACTGACGAAGCTTTCAGATAAGCTGCTTGATTCGCGAATTGATGCAAAGGCAGCCATCGTATTTGACTGGGAAAACCGCTGGGCAGTCGAGCTGTCCAGCGGACCGAGCGTTGCTTTAAAATACGTGGACGAGGTTCATAAGTATTACGATGCTTTGTTTGAATTGAATGTTCAAACCGATATGATCAGTATTGAAGAAAACTTCGAGCAATATGATCTCGTTATTGCACCGGTCATGTATATGATTAAACCGGGTTTTGCGGAGAAGGTTGAAGCGTTCGTGGAACGCGGCGGCACCTTCATTACGACTTTTTTCAGCGGTATCGTTAATGAGAATGATCTCGTAACTACGGGCGGCTATCCAGGCAAGCTGCGCAAGGTTCTCGGCATTTGGGCGGAGGAGATCGACGCGCTGCTGCCAGGACAACACAACCAAATGGTGATGAAAAAAGTTGATGGGGCTCTCAGCGGCACTTATACATGCAGTCTGCTATGTGATTTGATCCATTCTGAAGGCGCTGAGGTTGTTGCTGAGTACGGCTCGGATTTCTACAAAGGCATGCCAGCGGTTACCGTCAATAAATTTGGCAGCGGGGAAGCTTGGTATATAGCTTCCAGTCCTGATAAAGAGTTCCTGCAGGCGCTGCTCACGAACTTATGCAAGGACAAAAGGATTGAGCCAATCTTGTCCGTGCCTACAGGGGTCGAAGTAACACGCAGAAATAAAGATGGGAAATCCTTTACTTTTATTTTGAACCATAACTCCGAGCCTTCCGAGCTTCAGCTTGGCGCTCAGCAGCGAACAGAGCTTCTCACGGGTGAGATTGTCAGCGGCGCTTATAGCTTATCTGCTAAAGGCGTTATGATTATTGAACAATAA
- the spoVAC gene encoding stage V sporulation protein AC, whose protein sequence is MSMSPKEYQSFAKTMEPPRSVLGNCLKAFVFGGAVCVFGQVIQELYVHLMGMSEEAASNPTVATLILISVILTSLGVYDKIAQWAGAGSAVPVTGFANSMCSAALEHRSEGLVLGVGGNMFKLAGSVIVFGTVAAFFVGIAHLILGTGGQ, encoded by the coding sequence ATGTCCATGTCACCAAAAGAATATCAATCGTTCGCAAAAACGATGGAGCCGCCTCGATCTGTACTTGGAAATTGTTTGAAAGCATTCGTTTTTGGCGGGGCAGTATGTGTATTTGGACAGGTTATACAGGAGCTTTATGTCCATTTGATGGGAATGAGCGAAGAAGCGGCAAGCAATCCTACAGTTGCAACGCTTATTTTGATATCGGTTATTCTAACGAGCCTAGGCGTGTACGATAAAATTGCGCAATGGGCTGGTGCTGGCTCAGCAGTGCCTGTAACCGGATTTGCCAATTCCATGTGTTCAGCTGCTTTGGAGCATCGGAGTGAAGGTCTAGTTCTTGGTGTTGGCGGCAATATGTTTAAGCTGGCTGGTTCAGTTATTGTTTTCGGTACAGTCGCAGCTTTCTTCGTCGGTATCGCTCATCTTATTCTCGGAACTGGGGGTCAGTAA
- the spoVAD gene encoding stage V sporulation protein AD, with the protein MLRGKQSWWFEKRPVIIGEATVVGPDEGDGPLAADFDLVHPELDMQQKSWEKAERLLLEQASEFAIQNAGIERDQLQFFVGGDLMNQIISNSFAARSLGVPYIGVFGACSTSMESLALASLFVNSGSATHVLAGTCSHNCTAEKQFRYPTEYGSQKPPTAQYTVTGSGAAVVAAEGDGPVVECATIGKVIDLGITDPFNMGAAMAPAAVDTIQAHFNDTGRSPRDYDLIVTGDLAGVGHPIAKELLMKNGVPMNETVFGDCGLMVYDVQKQKVQAGGSGCGCSAVVTYGHLLKRIKKGELNRILVVATGALLSPLSFQQGESIPCIAHAVAISAGGSKHI; encoded by the coding sequence ATGCTGCGAGGGAAACAATCATGGTGGTTTGAGAAACGCCCGGTAATAATCGGCGAAGCGACCGTGGTCGGTCCTGATGAGGGAGATGGTCCGCTTGCAGCCGATTTTGATCTCGTCCATCCTGAGCTGGACATGCAGCAAAAAAGCTGGGAGAAGGCAGAGCGGTTGCTGCTGGAGCAAGCCTCGGAGTTTGCGATTCAAAATGCCGGCATCGAACGCGACCAGCTTCAGTTTTTTGTCGGCGGAGATCTCATGAATCAAATTATTAGCAATAGCTTTGCTGCTCGATCACTTGGAGTACCATACATTGGAGTATTTGGTGCATGCTCCACCTCAATGGAGTCATTGGCGCTTGCATCGCTTTTTGTGAACTCTGGCTCAGCCACTCATGTGCTGGCGGGCACTTGCAGTCATAATTGTACGGCTGAGAAGCAATTTCGTTACCCAACAGAATATGGCTCACAGAAGCCGCCAACCGCTCAATATACCGTTACGGGTTCTGGCGCAGCTGTTGTCGCTGCAGAAGGTGATGGCCCAGTCGTGGAATGTGCAACTATCGGCAAGGTCATTGATCTTGGCATAACAGATCCATTTAATATGGGAGCTGCAATGGCACCCGCAGCTGTAGATACGATACAAGCCCATTTTAATGATACAGGCCGATCTCCTCGTGATTATGATTTAATTGTAACGGGTGATTTGGCTGGAGTAGGGCATCCCATTGCAAAGGAATTGCTTATGAAAAACGGCGTTCCGATGAACGAAACAGTGTTTGGCGATTGCGGCCTTATGGTATATGACGTTCAGAAGCAGAAGGTACAGGCAGGGGGCAGCGGATGTGGTTGTTCAGCCGTGGTTACTTACGGACATCTGCTCAAACGAATCAAGAAAGGCGAATTAAACCGAATTTTAGTCGTGGCGACGGGCGCTTTATTATCGCCGCTCTCGTTCCAGCAAGGCGAGAGTATTCCATGTATAGCACATGCTGTTGCCATTAGCGCAGGAGGGAGCAAGCATATATGA
- the spoVAE gene encoding stage V sporulation protein AE — protein MIFLWAFLVGGGICVIGQLMFDVLKLTPAHTMSTLVVIGAIVDGFDLYEPLVKFAGAGATVPITSFGNALVHGALTELHTQGWIGVISGIFKVTSAGISAAIIFSFLAALVVRPKG, from the coding sequence ATGATCTTTTTGTGGGCTTTTTTAGTTGGTGGAGGAATTTGTGTCATCGGTCAGCTGATGTTTGATGTTCTCAAGCTGACTCCTGCTCATACGATGTCGACCTTAGTGGTCATTGGCGCTATCGTTGATGGTTTTGACTTATATGAACCGCTTGTCAAGTTTGCTGGAGCGGGAGCTACGGTTCCGATAACAAGCTTTGGTAATGCCCTCGTACATGGTGCATTAACCGAATTGCATACGCAAGGCTGGATTGGCGTTATATCGGGTATCTTTAAAGTAACTAGTGCCGGCATTTCGGCAGCGATTATATTTTCCTTCTTGGCAGCACTTGTCGTCAGGCCGAAAGGATAA
- a CDS encoding MoxR family ATPase, translating to MDIRPADMQLCSTILRNLESCILGKQEEIQRLLIAVVAGGHVLLEDVPGTGKTQLVKALAKSIGGQFRRIQCNPDLLPTDITGVSIYHPKQETFLFRPGPIMANILLADEINRATTKTQSALLEAMEEGHVTVDGDTYELPRPFVLLATQNPIEFEGTYTLPEAQLDRFMMKLSLGYPSETDEQQMVLSNEGIHPSDRIQQMINISDMIQIQDQALKVHIDDAVGKYLVSLIRGTRENVNVMLGASPRAALALARAAKASAYIQQRQFVTPDDVKELAPYVLSHRLLLRMEARMNGLKAEDIIEQVIQSTKVPVRLER from the coding sequence ATGGATATTCGTCCTGCAGACATGCAATTATGTTCTACTATTCTCCGAAACTTAGAATCTTGTATCCTCGGCAAACAGGAAGAGATCCAAAGATTGTTAATTGCCGTCGTTGCAGGTGGACATGTTCTGCTTGAAGACGTGCCAGGCACGGGCAAAACACAATTAGTGAAAGCGTTGGCAAAGTCAATAGGCGGCCAGTTCCGCCGGATACAATGCAATCCCGACTTGCTGCCAACTGACATAACAGGCGTTTCCATTTATCATCCCAAACAAGAAACCTTTTTATTTCGTCCGGGTCCAATTATGGCTAATATATTGCTAGCTGATGAAATCAATCGCGCGACAACGAAGACACAATCTGCTTTGCTTGAGGCGATGGAAGAAGGACATGTAACGGTTGATGGCGATACATATGAGCTGCCTCGTCCATTCGTTTTGCTCGCTACCCAAAATCCAATAGAATTTGAAGGCACCTATACGCTTCCAGAGGCGCAGCTGGACCGGTTCATGATGAAGCTGTCGCTCGGTTATCCAAGTGAAACAGATGAGCAGCAAATGGTGCTCTCTAATGAAGGAATACATCCATCTGATCGCATTCAGCAAATGATTAATATATCCGATATGATCCAAATTCAAGACCAAGCTCTTAAGGTGCATATTGATGACGCCGTAGGCAAATATTTAGTTTCATTAATAAGAGGAACGAGGGAAAACGTGAATGTAATGCTCGGAGCAAGTCCTCGTGCAGCGCTAGCGCTGGCAAGAGCGGCTAAAGCGAGCGCTTATATTCAGCAGAGACAGTTTGTAACGCCTGATGATGTGAAGGAACTTGCTCCATATGTGCTTTCGCACAGGCTTCTTCTGAGAATGGAAGCTAGAATGAACGGTCTTAAAGCGGAGGATATCATCGAGCAGGTGATTCAGTCCACGAAAGTACCGGTTCGGCTAGAGCGTTAG